The Deltaproteobacteria bacterium region ACAGCACCGCGTCGCTCGGGCGCGCCGTCGTGTCCGCGTCGAACACACCGATGCCGAGGCGGAACGCGAACCCGAGCGCCAACACGTCGTTGACCTCGTACGCGACACCGGGGACGACCTCGATCGTAAAGTTGGAGGACCGGTTGATCGCCGGGATGTCGTCGAGCGGACGCCCCTGATCGTCGACGAACCGGTCGTACTCGACCCGCCCGCCGAAAGTCGCCCACGCGCCGACGCCGAACGCGAGCCGAGACGGAACTCCATCGTCGTCGAGCCGCGATACCCAGCCGACGACCGGAACAGGTTGCTGCACGGTCGCCGACTGCGGCTGGCACGCCGCAAACTCCGGGTCCGCATCGCACTGGGCCGACATCGGCGTGTACGTGCGCGGCGCGTAGACGTACTCCGCGCCGGCGAGCACGACGGACCCGGGGATCAGCGCGATCCCCGCCGGGTTGAAGTGCAACGCAGTGGGATCGTCGGCGACCGCGACGAAGGCGCCGCCCATGCCGACGCCGCGTGCCGAGATGATGTTGGGCCGCGACAAGCCGCCGGCCCGCGGCGAGCCGGGGACCGCCGCGATGGCCGCGGCGGCCGCGGCGGCGACGCGAACGCGACGAACCAGCGGGTCACGCATCGGGAACACCGGCATCGATGGGGGCGGCGTCGGCCGGCGGTGCGTCGGCCGCCGGTGCGTCGGCCGGTGCGGCGTCCGGCGCCGGCGCCGCGTCCGCTGCGGGTGAGGCGTCCGGCTGGCGCGGGGCGTCCGGCATCGGTGCGGCGTCGGCCGCGGTCTCGCACGTCTTCGTCATCGGATTGCAGACCTCCCCCTGCGCGCGAAAGCAATCGAAATCGTCCCGGCACGACCGGTCGGGCAGACTCTCCGAGAACAGCGGGCAGCCCGCCGCGCCGAGCGCGAGCGCGACCGCGCCCGCGACGCTCGCCCGCCGCCGCGCCGTCACCAATCCACCTCCGCGGTGTAGGCCGCGGCCGCACCCGCGAGGCCGCCGTCGCCGTCCAACAGCGGCACGACCGCCATCGGCAATGGATAGCCCTCCCGCTCGGCCGGCCGCTCCTTGACGAAGAAGTAGACGCTCACGCCGAGCGCGGCGGCCGCGACCCCGTACGACGCAAGCGATGCCGCTCGCCAGGTCTGCGCCCGGTCGACCGCGTCCTCGAGGTCGGCCCGCGTGCGCACCGGGACGAACGACGTGTCGACGCCGGGCGGCCGCCGCGTCTCGGTGTCCCAGATGTCCTGCGCCTCCTCGCGCGCGGACTGTTCCCGAAACGAGAACACCACTCCGGCGCCGGTGGCGATCGCGGCCACGCCGAGGCTGATGAAGCCGCGGCGGCGATAGCGCGCCCGCTCGGCCGACCGCCGCAGGGTGACGGCCACCGTCCGTTCCTGCCCGCGAACGAACCGGACGCGCCGGCGCCACGGCTCGAACCCGGCCGCGCGCACCTCCACGGCGTACACCCCCGGTGGTCGCGCGACGCGGCCCTTCGCGTCGGCGCGAGCGGGCTCGCCGTCGACGGTCACGGTCGCTCCCGGCACGCCGACGGCGAACGACACCCAGCCGACGCGAACCTCGTCGGCGCGCGGCCGGCTGGGCGACCCCGCGCGCGCCGCGTTCGGGTCGCGCTCGAGGTCGACGTGCACGTCCTTGACGATTCCTTCTACGATGTCGACCGAGACGGTCTTCGGCAGGTAGCCCGGCGCTTCGACCGTCACGTCGGACGGGCCCGCGGCGACCGGGCGCGGCAAAAGCGGCGTCGCACCGTACTTGAGCCCGTTGATGCGCACGCTCGCTCCCTCGACGTTCGACGTCACGGCGATTGCGCCGCCGCGCGTCAGGTCGCCGTCGAACCGCGGGCGGCCGAGCGCGTCGCGGCAGTCGGCGTGGAGCTTGCGCACCGAGTCGACGTAGCGCCCGCCCTTGCTCCGCGTGAGGTACTCCTCCGCGGCCGCGAGGCAGTCCTCCCATCGCTTTTGTGCCTTCGCGACGGCCGCGAGCCACCGGTACGTGCCCGGCAGCTCGGGCTGGATCGACCTCGCCTTCTCGAGCGCCGCGCGCGCTCTCTCGAGTTCGCCGAGTTGGTACGCCTCGACCCCCTCATCGTACGCCTCGCGGTAGGCCGGCGTGACGGTCTGGGCCACGGCGCGCCCCCCGACACACAAGCAGACCGCAATCACGAGCCATCGCGCGAGGCGATCCATGGCGTCGCAGTGTAGCCCGACGGCGAGATGCCGAGCAAATCCTCGGTTCGGTCATCGCGCGCGCAGGCCAGGAATCCGCGACCGGCTCGCGCGGCCAAACACCGGCTACTGCGTCGGGTCGTCGCGGTCCGGGCGGCGCGGCCCGCCGAACTGATCCCAGCGGTTGATGTTCGGGACCACCGCCGGTCCGCGCGGCCCGCGCGGCTGGTGGACTTCGCGGATCGTCTTCGGGATCGGCTTGTTGTACTCGAGCGGCGGCGTGTCGCCGGTCTTGACGATCAGCTTGAGCGCGCCGCCCTCCTTCTTCTTGCGCTCGAACTCCTCGGTCGCGATCTGGGCGAACGCCTTGGCGTCCTTGATCTGGCGGTCCTGGATACTGGTCACGATGTACTTCTCGGCCAGCCCGAAGTTCGTCAGGTCGCCCGCGCCCAGCTTGGTGATCACGGCGCCGGTCATGATGTCGCGGTATCG contains the following coding sequences:
- a CDS encoding PEGA domain-containing protein — protein: MDRLARWLVIAVCLCVGGRAVAQTVTPAYREAYDEGVEAYQLGELERARAALEKARSIQPELPGTYRWLAAVAKAQKRWEDCLAAAEEYLTRSKGGRYVDSVRKLHADCRDALGRPRFDGDLTRGGAIAVTSNVEGASVRINGLKYGATPLLPRPVAAGPSDVTVEAPGYLPKTVSVDIVEGIVKDVHVDLERDPNAARAGSPSRPRADEVRVGWVSFAVGVPGATVTVDGEPARADAKGRVARPPGVYAVEVRAAGFEPWRRRVRFVRGQERTVAVTLRRSAERARYRRRGFISLGVAAIATGAGVVFSFREQSAREEAQDIWDTETRRPPGVDTSFVPVRTRADLEDAVDRAQTWRAASLASYGVAAAALGVSVYFFVKERPAEREGYPLPMAVVPLLDGDGGLAGAAAAYTAEVDW